The Candidatus Atribacteria bacterium ADurb.Bin276 sequence CTCAATGGGGGAATAAGTCAAATAATTCCCCTCCTTGGAGGGGTGCCGTTTTACGGCGGGGAGGGTGCCTTTAATCCGTCATCCTGAGGCTTCGTACTTTGAAGCCGTGAGGACCTCATCTGACATCACGAATGTCATCCTGAGCGGTGCTTTCCCGCGTGAGGATCTCATCTTTTCATCATTATAAAAAATCTAAATGAGATTGCCACGTCGCATAAGACTCTCCTCGCAATGATGGATTAATTAGTGTTTTCATCCTTATCTGGTGTCACCAAGGCGACATGAGAGTTTATCCTTCAATAGGAAGAGATTAAAAAGATAAGGATGTCCTAATCATTCATTCAAATGAGTTCCGAATTGATTAGAATAAATTATTCAATTTTGAATTGTTAATAAAATTTCCAAAAACTTGATTCTATCTAATGATGAAAGAAAATAACCATTTTATTTATAAAAAAAATTTGATACTTGTTTAGCTGGACAAACTAAAATATGAAAATTATAATTAAACTATCTGCGAAGAGAAGATGGATTAAGGTGGGGTGAAAATGGGGGACAAGAATTTCCAGTACATTCTTGAAATGAAAAATGTCGGGATGCGTTTCGGGAATATCGAAGCATTGAGAAATATAAATTTTTCAGTTGGAAAAAACGAAGTAGTAGGCTTACTTGGTGACAACGGTGCCGGAAAGTCAACCATGGTTAAAATTATGACCGGAGTCCTCCATCCTACCTGCGGAGAGCTCCATATCCGTGGCAAGAAAGTTACTTCTCGAGACTACAATGTAAAAAAAGCCCACAGTTATGGTATAGAAACTGTCTATCAAGATAAATCTTTAGGAGAAAAACAAACCTTATGGAGGAATTTTTTTATTGGACGGCAAATAACCAATGGATTTGGCTTCATCAACATTAAAAAGGAAAAAGAAATTGCCAACAACATCATTATGGATATGATTGGGTTCCGAGGTGTTGGTATTGGTGTTGATTCCAAAGTTAACAAACTTTCAGGTGGGGAACGGCAAGGGATTGCCATTGGCCGAGCAATGCATTTTGATGCCGATTTAATCATTCTTGATGAGCCAACGGTTTCTTTGTCGGTTAAAGAAGTCCATAAAGTTCTTCAATTTGTTGAGAAAATTCGAACCTCTGGTCGAGCTTGTGTTTATATATCCCACAACATCGGACATGTTTACGATATCGCCGACCGTTTTGTAATTATTGATCGGGGGATGGTGGTAGCTAACTTCTCCAAAGATGAGATGTCTTTAGAAAAATTAGATGAATTTCTATTAAGATTCGCATCTAAAAAGAGGGGAGACGAGTAGGAGTTATGATTAAAACTGAGAAAAAGGGTTTATTAGCAATAGAAGGTTTCCCGGTTATGCTGGTTTTTGTGGTTATAATTTTAGCTTTTATGAAGACCGCACCTAATGCTTTTCTAAGGCCAACCATATATATGTCTTTTTTAACCTATAATGCTCCTACTCTGGTTTTGGCGGCTGGATTGACTCTGATTATCACTGCTGGTGAAATTGATCTTTCTTTTCCATCAGTTATTGCTTTTTGTGGAATGGTGTTTGCCTATCTTTTTCACATCACTGGAATGATTTTTATTCCTTTTTTGGCAGCTTTAGCAGCCGGAGCCTTTATTGGTTATATGAATGGTTTGATCCTTACCAAGGTTGGGATTCCTTCAATAATGACAACTTTGGGAACCAACTTCTTTTGGACGGGTTTAACCATTTTAATTTCAGGAGGAGTTTCTCTCAACGTCAATCCGATAAAAGGTTCTCTTCTTCATACCTTGTTGGTTGGTAGAATTGGGGGTCTTTTTCCTTCTCAAGCCATATGGTCCATTGGTTTGACAATTTTTGTTTGGTATTTATTGAATCGTCATACTTTTGGGGAAAGCATCATGTTTATTGGAGACAATGTCAATGTCGCTCGGGTCATGGGAGTCAACGTTGATTCAACCAAGATTAAGGTTTTTACTTTAATGGGTTTAATGGGTGGTTTTGCAGCCTGCTTGCTTACATTTGAAATGACTAATTTTTGGACGAATCAAGGAAGTGGTTTCTTGCTCCCAGTCATGGCGGCCGTTTTCATTGGAGGAACATCAATTACTGGTGGAGAAGGCCGGGTAATCGGCACCTTGTTTGGTATGTTTATTGTAGGTTCTCTCGAAACCGGAGTCACTGCTTCAGGAGTAGGTGGATTCTGGACTCGTTTGACGACCGGACTCATTATGCTTGGTTCTATTGCTCTCAATATTGTGCTAGATCGGACCAACGGAAAGCGTCTTTGTTTTTTTGATAATTTAAAGAATTCAGTTTTTACTAAAGGGTTAAAGAAAGAATAAATTTATTGAAGGAATTGAAAATAAGTTATTGAATTATTTAATAGAAAGGAGGAAAAAGCTTTCAAATTGAATTAGGAATATTCAAGACTATTTTTAAGTTATCAGTTCAATTTTTACGAGGAGGAAGAAGGAATGAAAAAAATAAGTTTTATATTAATTGTTGCTTTAGTGTTGATGACTTTTGTTTTTCCCGCTTATTCTCAGGATAAACTTTTAGGAGAGGGAATGACAATTTATTGTCAAATGGGAGGAGCTGAAGGTGCTGTTGCCACTATACAGAGAACTTTAGGAGCCCGCGAAGCTGCTAAAGCTTTAGGTGTCAAATTAATCGAACAGTATTCTCAGTGGCAACCTGAAAAGATGGTTCAGCAATTTAAGGAAGCCATTGCTGCTCAACCTGATGGGATTGTAATTATGGGGCATCCGGGTTCAGCAGCGATGTGGGATTTGGTAAGGGAAGCTGACAGTAAAGGAATTATTGTTACAGTCAATAATACCCCACTTCCTGATATCCAGGAAGAGTTTTTAGCAAAAGGGTTTGGATATTCTGGTGTTGATTTATTTGCGGGTGGATATTTAACTGGTCAAGCGATGGTAAAAGCTGGCTTAAAACCAGGAGATAAAGCCATCGTATATGGTCTTTTCTCACAGCCATTCCGAGGACAAAGCGAAGAAGGAATGGCAAGAGCACTTGAAGATGCTGGAATCATTGTTGATCGCCAGGAAATTTCTCCTGAAGCTGATGCTGATGCCTCGACAGCCATACCAATATTAACCGGATATTTTCAGGCCAATCCGGATTGCAAGGCAATTGGGACTCAACATGGAGCAATCACTGGAATTTTGGTTAATCTGTTGAGGGATAATTTGAAGAAACAACCTGGTGAAATTATTTCTGCCGGTATCGACTTATCACCAGCTACCATTGAAGGGCTTAAAACTGGATACATTAGTGCGGTTCTTGATCAACAGCTCTATTTGCAAGGGTTTATTCCCGTTGTTCAAGTCGTTTTGACTAAAAAGTATAAAATCACCGGTTTTAATATTAACACCGGAGCTGGAACTGTAACTCCAGAAACTATTGGTGAATTGGAAGAGCTTATTAACGCTGGATATCGTTGATGAATTTAAAAACCCTCTCCAATTTTTTTAGGAGAGGGTTTTTAAATAAGCTAGAATGATTATTGATTAAATGAACAAACTACGCTTGACATTTATGATGACCCTGGTTATAATTCGTAAAATATTAATCGGCTTAGAACGGGATGAGTAGTTGGGGAAGAAGGGATAGAGAACCGGGTAAGGTGGAAGCCGGTCCTTCAGAACTCGATGAACATGGCCCGGGAGCCGTTACGGTGAAAGTAGAGTAGCCGGAACCGTCTAATCGGCGTTATTCGATTGCCATCTGGTGATTGAGATGGGGAATGAGTTGGATAGTTTTTGACTATCAGAAATAAGGGTGGTACCGCGGATGAACCCCCGCCCCTTGGGCGGGGGTTTTTTATTTTTAAAATAGGGGGCGCATATCATGGGAGTTGCTTTGAGGTCTTATCAAGAAATTAATGAAAAGATCAAAAAAGGAAAAGTAGTGGTTGTCACTGCTGAAGAGGTTATTGAATTAGTTGATAAAAAAGGAATTGAAAAAACTGCTCGAGAAGTTGATGTCGTAACCACAGGAACCTTTGGTGCAATGTGTTCTTCAGGTGCAATGATTAATACCGGTCATACCAAACCAAGGATGAAAATCAGCGAAGCTTACTTAAATGGAGTGATGGCGTATGGTGGTTTGGCAGCTGTTGACCTTTATATCGGAGCAACACAGGTTGCTAAAGATGATCCGTTGAATAAAATCTACCCCGGAGAATTTAAGTATGGTGGAGGTCATGTCATTCAAGATTTAGTTGCCGGTAAAGATATATTGTTGGAAGCCTACGGTTATGGAACCGACGAATACCCTCGTAAAAAATTAATAACCTGGATTAATATTAAAGATTTAAATCAAGCCTATCTCTTTAATCCCCGTAATGCATATCAAAATTATAATGTTGCCGTGAATTGTTCTGACAAAATAATCTACACCTATCTTGGAGTACTTCTCCCCCATTTGGGGAACGCCGGCTTTTCGTCCGCTGGCCAGTTAAGTCCATTGTTGAATGATCCTCATTATCGAACTATTGGTGTCGGGACCAAGATATTTTTAGGTGGTGGCGTTGGTTATGTTGCTTGGCAGGGGACTCAGCATGACCCTGGAGTGGAAAGAAACGATAAGGGAATACCTAAAGGGGGTGCGGGCACTTTGGCAGTGATTGGAGATATGAAAGGTATGGATCCCAATTGGCTTTGGGGGTTAAGTGTCAGGGGTTATGGATGTTCTCTTGCGGTCGGTTTGGGAGTGCCTATTCCTGTACTTGATGAAGAAACTCTCCAGTATTGTGCAGTTCGAGATCAAGACATTGAAGCGCCGATTATTGATTATAGTAACGCTTATCCAAACGGGACTGGCGAGGTTTTGGGATATGTAAATTATGCAGAATTAAGAAGTGGTAAAATACATCACTCAGGAAAGGAAATACCAACCTCACCAATTTCCAGTTACTCTCGTGCTCGTGAAATCTGTTCAATTTTAAAAAAATGGATTCAAGATGGAGATTTCATTTTAACCCAACCAACACTTGCTCTTCCTAATACAGAATCAGATGTGCATTTTAGAAATCTTGCTGAAAGACCTTTTACTAATAATGCTAATGGGATTAGGAGGTAAACCAAATGGTATCGACTAAGAAGGTGGTTTTACATTTTCCCCGA is a genomic window containing:
- the mglA_3 gene encoding Galactose/methyl galactoside import ATP-binding protein MglA translates to MGDKNFQYILEMKNVGMRFGNIEALRNINFSVGKNEVVGLLGDNGAGKSTMVKIMTGVLHPTCGELHIRGKKVTSRDYNVKKAHSYGIETVYQDKSLGEKQTLWRNFFIGRQITNGFGFINIKKEKEIANNIIMDMIGFRGVGIGVDSKVNKLSGGERQGIAIGRAMHFDADLIILDEPTVSLSVKEVHKVLQFVEKIRTSGRACVYISHNIGHVYDIADRFVIIDRGMVVANFSKDEMSLEKLDEFLLRFASKKRGDE
- a CDS encoding TMAO reductase system periplasmic protein TorT: MKKISFILIVALVLMTFVFPAYSQDKLLGEGMTIYCQMGGAEGAVATIQRTLGAREAAKALGVKLIEQYSQWQPEKMVQQFKEAIAAQPDGIVIMGHPGSAAMWDLVREADSKGIIVTVNNTPLPDIQEEFLAKGFGYSGVDLFAGGYLTGQAMVKAGLKPGDKAIVYGLFSQPFRGQSEEGMARALEDAGIIVDRQEISPEADADASTAIPILTGYFQANPDCKAIGTQHGAITGILVNLLRDNLKKQPGEIISAGIDLSPATIEGLKTGYISAVLDQQLYLQGFIPVVQVVLTKKYKITGFNINTGAGTVTPETIGELEELINAGYR
- the yjfF_1 gene encoding Inner membrane ABC transporter permease protein YjfF produces the protein MIKTEKKGLLAIEGFPVMLVFVVIILAFMKTAPNAFLRPTIYMSFLTYNAPTLVLAAGLTLIITAGEIDLSFPSVIAFCGMVFAYLFHITGMIFIPFLAALAAGAFIGYMNGLILTKVGIPSIMTTLGTNFFWTGLTILISGGVSLNVNPIKGSLLHTLLVGRIGGLFPSQAIWSIGLTIFVWYLLNRHTFGESIMFIGDNVNVARVMGVNVDSTKIKVFTLMGLMGGFAACLLTFEMTNFWTNQGSGFLLPVMAAVFIGGTSITGGEGRVIGTLFGMFIVGSLETGVTASGVGGFWTRLTTGLIMLGSIALNIVLDRTNGKRLCFFDNLKNSVFTKGLKKE